In Rhodococcus rhodochrous, a single genomic region encodes these proteins:
- a CDS encoding class I SAM-dependent methyltransferase, whose translation MSRTTLPREAIGLAEATPGFMPQDEGTALHEAAVQYLGDGVGVEIGTYCGRSTVYLGAAAKATGGTIVTVDHHHGSEEHQPGWEYHDPSLVDPHTGRLDTVGALRHTLADGDLESHVVAVVGNSPVVASFWRTPASFVFIDGGHSSEAARADYDGWARWVRIGGALIIHDVFPDPKDGGRPPYEIYCLALESGEFVEKSVTSSLRVLERTAGTVGSLPGS comes from the coding sequence ATGTCCCGCACCACCCTGCCCCGTGAGGCGATCGGACTCGCCGAGGCGACACCAGGTTTCATGCCTCAGGACGAGGGAACCGCACTGCACGAGGCTGCGGTGCAGTATCTCGGTGACGGTGTCGGCGTCGAGATCGGCACCTACTGCGGCCGCTCGACCGTGTATCTCGGAGCTGCGGCCAAGGCGACCGGCGGCACCATCGTCACCGTCGACCACCACCACGGTTCGGAGGAACACCAGCCCGGCTGGGAGTACCACGATCCGTCGCTGGTCGATCCGCACACCGGCCGGCTCGACACCGTCGGCGCGCTGCGGCACACCCTCGCCGACGGCGACCTCGAATCGCACGTCGTCGCGGTGGTCGGCAATTCTCCTGTGGTGGCGTCGTTCTGGCGCACCCCGGCATCGTTCGTGTTCATCGACGGTGGACACAGCAGCGAGGCGGCCCGGGCGGACTACGACGGCTGGGCGAGATGGGTGCGCATCGGCGGCGCCCTGATCATCCACGACGTCTTCCCCGACCCGAAGGACGGCGGGCGGCCTCCGTACGAGATCTACTGTCTCGCACTCGAGAGCGGCGAGTTCGTCGAGAAGTCGGTGACGTCCTCGCTCCGGGTTCTCGAACGCACCGCCGGTACGGTCGGATCCCTGCCCGGCAGCTGA
- a CDS encoding phosphotransferase family protein, with the protein MTDLFLSAEDLTPERLSAVLGGTVRTVDVERIGTGQIALCYRLVLTGDDVPSSLVAKLPSPDPATRRMLAGAYRGEARFYSDIEPSVAVRTPTCYHVASGEDGEFTLLLEDAAPALPGDQLAGCTVDEAHDAVRNLAGLHGPRWCAPDLHESDWLTTTDAEQARILAELYGPAIETFLDGLGDLIGADDRDTLRACAELTEEWVLARSDRFALLHGDYRLDNLLFPPGGESGVVAVDWQTLTVGLPARDLAYFVGTSLEPTVRREHEQELVSTYHRALLCHGVEGYGLQQCWDDYRFAMLQGPLVAVFGCAYGTRTDRGDRMFAVMVERSCAAIRELDSLTVVSESIGRRDRSVG; encoded by the coding sequence ATGACCGATCTGTTCCTGTCGGCGGAGGATCTGACGCCCGAACGACTCTCGGCCGTGCTCGGCGGCACGGTACGCACGGTGGACGTCGAGCGGATCGGCACGGGTCAGATCGCCCTGTGCTACCGGCTCGTCCTGACGGGCGACGACGTGCCGTCCTCACTCGTCGCGAAGCTTCCGTCACCCGATCCCGCGACGCGGAGGATGCTCGCCGGCGCCTATCGTGGGGAGGCACGCTTCTACAGCGACATCGAACCGTCCGTCGCGGTGCGGACCCCCACCTGCTATCACGTCGCCTCCGGCGAGGACGGGGAGTTCACCCTGCTCCTCGAGGACGCCGCCCCGGCACTGCCCGGCGACCAGCTCGCCGGGTGCACCGTCGACGAGGCGCACGACGCCGTCCGCAATCTCGCCGGACTGCACGGTCCCCGCTGGTGCGCACCCGACCTCCACGAATCGGACTGGCTCACCACCACGGACGCCGAGCAGGCACGGATCCTCGCCGAGCTGTACGGCCCGGCCATCGAGACCTTCCTCGACGGTCTCGGTGATCTGATCGGTGCCGACGACCGCGACACGCTGCGGGCCTGCGCCGAGCTCACCGAGGAGTGGGTGCTCGCGCGATCCGACCGGTTCGCGCTGCTGCACGGCGACTACCGGCTCGACAACCTCCTGTTCCCACCCGGTGGCGAGAGCGGTGTCGTCGCGGTGGACTGGCAGACCCTGACGGTGGGACTCCCCGCCCGCGACCTCGCGTACTTCGTCGGAACGAGTCTGGAGCCGACGGTCCGACGCGAGCACGAGCAGGAGTTGGTCTCGACCTATCACCGCGCGTTGCTGTGCCACGGCGTCGAAGGCTACGGCCTGCAGCAGTGCTGGGACGACTACCGATTCGCGATGTTGCAGGGTCCGCTCGTCGCGGTCTTCGGGTGCGCCTACGGCACGAGGACCGACCGCGGCGACCGCATGTTCGCGGTGATGGTCGAGCGGTCGTGCGCCGCGATCCGCGAACTCGACAGTCTCACCGTCGTGTCCGAGAGCATCGGACGGCGCGACCGGTCGGTAGGGTGA
- a CDS encoding TIGR03857 family LLM class F420-dependent oxidoreductase: protein MSIPGGSAPEPDCPELGFYGLAGHTDDPRALLDEIAVAERIGLGSVFLSERFDTKDAAVLAGAAAATSRTLGIGTAATNPHTRHLLVTATMATTLHRLSRGRYALGLGRGFDVLFDLMGLPRVTSARLEDTVDLLRTLWRGDAVVDHHGPAGDFPYLRRTAEGVDRIPILMVALGERTLDLAGRVADAVVLHTFFTDDTLARAVKTVRDAAEQAGRDPQSVRIWSVLATVDESIPEDLRLRKLTGRLATYLQGYGDVLVRANGWDPQVLHRFREDAEVRAHSGPIDAAPTELLVHIRSLLPDEWLAASATGSAAQCATRIADQFDAGADSVILHGATPSELVPVVAAWRTIRDPARFVSLPANPGRSTP from the coding sequence GTGAGCATCCCCGGTGGGTCCGCACCGGAGCCGGACTGTCCGGAACTCGGGTTCTACGGCCTCGCCGGGCACACCGACGACCCGAGGGCGCTGCTCGACGAAATCGCCGTCGCCGAACGCATCGGTCTCGGTTCGGTCTTCCTGTCGGAACGGTTCGACACCAAGGACGCGGCAGTGCTGGCCGGCGCGGCGGCCGCGACGAGCCGCACGCTCGGGATCGGCACCGCGGCGACCAATCCGCACACCCGCCACCTCCTCGTCACGGCGACGATGGCGACCACCCTGCACCGGTTGAGCCGCGGCCGGTACGCCCTCGGGCTCGGTCGCGGCTTCGACGTGCTGTTCGATCTCATGGGGCTGCCTCGCGTGACGTCGGCGCGGCTCGAGGACACTGTCGACCTGCTCCGGACGCTGTGGCGCGGTGACGCCGTCGTCGACCACCACGGCCCGGCCGGCGACTTCCCGTATCTGCGACGCACCGCCGAGGGTGTCGACCGCATCCCGATCCTCATGGTCGCGCTCGGCGAGCGCACACTCGACCTGGCAGGACGCGTGGCCGACGCCGTCGTCCTGCACACCTTCTTCACCGACGACACGCTCGCCCGCGCCGTGAAGACGGTGCGAGACGCCGCCGAGCAGGCCGGCCGCGACCCGCAGTCCGTCCGTATCTGGTCGGTCCTCGCGACCGTCGACGAGTCGATCCCCGAGGACCTCCGGTTGCGGAAGCTCACCGGACGGCTCGCGACCTACCTGCAGGGCTACGGTGACGTGCTCGTCCGCGCGAACGGCTGGGACCCGCAGGTACTGCACCGTTTTCGGGAGGACGCCGAGGTCCGTGCCCATTCCGGACCGATCGACGCGGCACCCACCGAACTGCTCGTGCACATCCGGTCGCTGCTGCCCGACGAGTGGCTCGCCGCGAGCGCGACCGGCAGCGCCGCACAGTGCGCGACCCGCATCGCCGACCAGTTCGACGCCGGTGCCGACAGTGTGATCCTGCACGGCGCCACGCCCTCCGAACTCGTCCCGGTCGTCGCCGCGTGGCGGACGATCCGCGACCCCGCACGTTTCGTATCCCTACCCGCCAACCCCGGCCGGAGCACACCATGA
- a CDS encoding carboxymuconolactone decarboxylase family protein, with product MTDETRRRGLEMMSKVYGWEMQDGPGEHFAVTADHLFANIWTRPGLSIRDRRLLLLGALTAQGAPDIAEIQIEAALKNDELDEQQLREIALFLCHYVGWPLGSKLDNAVGSVLQRRKAAARS from the coding sequence ATGACCGACGAGACCCGCCGCCGCGGCCTGGAGATGATGTCCAAGGTCTACGGCTGGGAGATGCAGGACGGTCCCGGCGAGCACTTCGCCGTCACCGCCGACCACCTGTTCGCGAACATCTGGACCCGGCCCGGACTGAGCATTCGCGATCGGCGACTGTTGCTGCTCGGGGCACTCACCGCGCAGGGAGCCCCCGACATCGCCGAGATCCAGATCGAGGCGGCGCTGAAGAACGACGAACTCGACGAGCAGCAGCTCCGCGAGATCGCCCTGTTCCTGTGCCACTACGTGGGCTGGCCGCTGGGCTCGAAACTCGACAACGCAGTGGGCAGCGTGCTGCAGCGACGGAAGGCGGCGGCCCGCTCGTGA